In Coleofasciculus chthonoplastes PCC 7420, a single genomic region encodes these proteins:
- a CDS encoding Uma2 family endonuclease, protein MKAISEFPTTLPDHTQLPESDGTFVKNFQEHPQSILLTESIEPILQQLHPDERYCIGQDSGIYWRLTDPPERGAEAPDWFYVPNVPPTLEGQMRRSYVLWQEIVSPLIVLEFVSGNGQDERDRTPYEGKFWVYEQAIHVPFYGIYEVTRSSVEVYHLVEGRYHLLPANDRGHYPISPLGVELGIWQGHYKNAELPWLRWWDSEGNLLLTGEERAEQERQRAEQERQRAEQER, encoded by the coding sequence ATGAAAGCCATATCTGAATTCCCCACAACTTTACCCGATCACACCCAACTCCCAGAATCGGATGGTACGTTTGTGAAAAATTTCCAAGAACATCCTCAAAGCATTCTATTAACCGAATCCATCGAGCCGATTCTCCAACAACTGCACCCCGACGAGCGCTACTGTATCGGTCAAGACAGCGGTATCTACTGGCGTTTAACCGACCCACCCGAACGCGGAGCCGAAGCCCCCGACTGGTTTTATGTTCCCAACGTACCACCGACTCTTGAGGGTCAAATGCGGCGCTCCTACGTGCTTTGGCAGGAAATCGTTTCTCCCCTCATCGTATTAGAATTTGTCTCTGGTAATGGTCAGGACGAACGAGATCGCACTCCCTACGAAGGGAAATTCTGGGTTTACGAACAAGCCATTCACGTCCCTTTCTACGGTATTTACGAAGTAACCCGATCCAGTGTAGAAGTCTATCATCTGGTCGAGGGGCGCTACCATTTACTACCAGCTAATGATCGCGGACACTACCCGATTTCACCTCTAGGAGTAGAACTTGGCATTTGGCAAGGACACTACAAAAACGCCGAACTTCCCTGGTTGCGGTGGTGGGATAGCGAGGGAAACTTGCTGTTGACGGGGGAGGAACGAGCCGAACAAGAACGCCAGCGAGCCGAACAAGAACGCCAGCGAGCCGAACAAGAACG